In Phaseolus vulgaris cultivar G19833 chromosome 10, P. vulgaris v2.0, whole genome shotgun sequence, a single genomic region encodes these proteins:
- the LOC137816595 gene encoding uncharacterized protein, whose translation MSSHVHQVEAGETWITPYQRYLADEVLPLEPTEARKIKKNSNKYTMIDGKLFEHGFTHSILVCVSGKQCTRIMAELHEGICSSHIGGRSVSSKAIRARYYWPTMRDDYTRYAQQCKQCQLHADWHNVPWLFHTWGIDIMGLSL comes from the coding sequence ATGTCGTCGCATGTTCACCAAGTTGAAGCAGGAGAAACTTGGATAACACCCTACCAACGCTATTTGGCCGATGAAGTACTCCCGTTAGAGCCCACAGAAGCtagaaaaatcaagaaaaattcaaacaagtacACCATGATCGACGGGAAGTTATTCGAGCATGGATTCACCCATTCTATCCTAGTGTGTGTAAGTGGCAAACAATGCACGCGCATTATGGCAGAGCTGCATGAGGGGATATGTAGTAGCCACATCGGCGGCCGATCTGTCTCATCAAAGGCCATTCGTGCAAGatattactggccaaccatgagggatgATTACACCAGGTATGCACAGCagtgcaagcagtgccaactgCATGCTGACTGGCACAATGTGCCATGGCTATTCCATacttgggggatcgacattaTGGGTCTTTCCCTTTAG